The Faecalibacterium prausnitzii genome includes a window with the following:
- the ispG gene encoding flavodoxin-dependent (E)-4-hydroxy-3-methylbut-2-enyl-diphosphate synthase yields the protein MISSGSSPGRSKERKTTMRQLKREVKIGNVTIGGNNPIAVQTMLNVPVEDIEGNVAQAKRCEAAGCQILRVTCPSAADAKCIEAVKNAVNIPIVADIHFDYKAALACADVGVDKIRINPGNIGDDDRVKAVVQACQQKNIPIRIGVNGGSLEKHILARYGAPVPEAMVESALYHVRLLEKFDFNNIVISIKNSNVPRMMEAYRQLSAVTDYPLHVGVTEAGTYQMGLLKSGMGIGGMLLEGIGDTIRVSLAAEPEKEVEAGYNILRAVGFPVAGPEVITCPTCGRTQYPCTEIANEVEKRLQGYKKSIKVAVMGCVVNGPGEAREADIGIAGGKGEAVLFIHGQPIKKLTGDNILDQFMDEIYKI from the coding sequence ATGATATCCTCCGGCTCATCACCGGGGCGGTCTAAAGAAAGGAAAACGACAATGCGGCAGCTGAAACGAGAAGTAAAGATCGGCAATGTGACCATCGGCGGAAACAATCCCATCGCGGTGCAGACCATGCTGAACGTCCCGGTGGAGGACATCGAGGGCAATGTGGCGCAGGCGAAACGCTGCGAGGCAGCGGGCTGTCAGATCCTGCGCGTGACCTGCCCCAGCGCAGCAGACGCCAAGTGCATCGAGGCCGTCAAGAATGCGGTGAATATCCCCATCGTGGCGGATATCCACTTTGATTACAAGGCCGCACTGGCCTGCGCGGACGTGGGCGTGGATAAGATCCGCATCAACCCCGGCAACATTGGCGACGACGACCGCGTCAAGGCCGTGGTGCAGGCCTGCCAGCAGAAGAATATCCCCATCCGCATCGGCGTCAACGGCGGCAGTCTGGAAAAGCACATCCTGGCCCGGTATGGCGCACCCGTGCCCGAAGCCATGGTGGAAAGTGCGCTGTATCACGTCCGCCTGCTGGAAAAGTTTGATTTCAACAACATCGTCATCTCCATCAAGAACTCCAACGTCCCCCGCATGATGGAGGCCTACCGCCAGCTGAGTGCCGTCACCGATTACCCGCTCCATGTGGGCGTCACCGAGGCGGGCACCTACCAGATGGGCCTGCTGAAGTCCGGCATGGGCATCGGCGGGATGCTGCTGGAAGGCATCGGCGACACCATCCGCGTCTCGCTGGCTGCGGAGCCGGAAAAGGAAGTGGAAGCGGGCTACAACATCCTGCGCGCGGTCGGCTTCCCGGTGGCCGGCCCGGAGGTCATCACCTGCCCGACCTGCGGCCGCACCCAGTACCCCTGCACCGAGATCGCCAACGAGGTCGAAAAGCGGCTGCAAGGTTACAAGAAATCCATCAAAGTGGCCGTCATGGGCTGCGTGGTCAACGGCCCCGGTGAGGCCCGCGAAGCCGATATCGGCATTGCCGGCGGCAAGGGCGAGGCCGTTCTGTTCATCCACGGCCAGCCCATCAAGAAGCTGACCGGGGATAATATCCTCGACCAGTTCATGGATGAAATCTATAAGATCTGA
- a CDS encoding M50 family metallopeptidase, which translates to MSFIITLLAAVFVFSAVIAIHEFGHFAVAKLCGVQVNEFSIGMGPVLLKKTQNGTQYSLRALPVGGFVALEGEESPESQQAEKGERPDAEPQTPPSCSDADGSPDGGAGNEEAPAQPVGKPLNEAAVWQRALIMAAGAFMNFLLGFVVMVILIAAQSEPITSRVIYAIDDGALCGQTGLEAGDQVLAVNGRRCFVANDMLYELMRTEDYAARFTVLRGGEKVELPCVRFDTWQDDSGETHMSLGFTVYGIRKTPANVVKEAWNSVLYYGRIIFTSLMDLLRGRESINDLSGPVGIVTAIGQAASYGWQDLLQLLVLITVNLGIFNLLPFPALDGGKVVFLLIEGVTGHAVPEKIQSGLTLAAFALLFGLMLFATYNDILRLITGAV; encoded by the coding sequence ATGTCTTTTATCATTACCCTTTTGGCTGCGGTGTTCGTGTTCAGCGCAGTGATCGCCATCCATGAGTTCGGCCATTTTGCAGTCGCCAAGCTCTGCGGGGTGCAGGTCAACGAATTTTCCATCGGCATGGGGCCTGTTCTGCTCAAAAAGACGCAGAATGGCACCCAGTACAGCCTGCGAGCGCTGCCGGTGGGCGGATTCGTGGCGCTGGAAGGGGAGGAGAGCCCAGAGAGCCAGCAGGCAGAGAAAGGGGAGCGTCCCGATGCGGAACCCCAGACGCCCCCTTCGTGTTCTGACGCAGACGGCTCCCCAGATGGAGGAGCCGGGAACGAGGAAGCACCGGCGCAGCCTGTCGGCAAGCCGCTGAACGAGGCGGCGGTCTGGCAGCGGGCCCTCATCATGGCGGCGGGTGCGTTCATGAACTTCCTGCTGGGATTCGTGGTCATGGTCATCCTCATTGCGGCACAGAGCGAACCCATCACCAGCCGGGTCATCTACGCCATCGACGATGGTGCCCTCTGCGGCCAGACGGGTCTGGAAGCAGGGGATCAGGTGCTGGCCGTCAATGGCCGCCGGTGCTTTGTGGCGAACGACATGCTCTATGAGCTGATGCGTACCGAGGACTACGCCGCCCGCTTCACTGTTCTGCGCGGCGGCGAAAAGGTAGAACTGCCCTGCGTCCGGTTCGACACCTGGCAGGATGACAGCGGCGAGACCCACATGAGCCTTGGCTTTACGGTCTACGGCATCCGGAAAACACCGGCCAACGTGGTAAAAGAAGCATGGAACAGTGTGCTCTATTATGGGCGCATCATCTTCACCTCCCTGATGGACCTGCTGCGGGGCCGGGAGAGCATCAACGACCTCTCCGGCCCGGTGGGCATCGTGACGGCCATCGGGCAGGCGGCCAGCTATGGCTGGCAGGACCTGCTCCAGCTGCTGGTGCTCATCACCGTGAACCTAGGCATCTTCAATCTGCTGCCCTTCCCGGCATTGGACGGCGGCAAGGTGGTGTTCCTGCTCATCGAGGGCGTTACAGGCCATGCAGTGCCGGAAAAGATCCAGAGCGGGCTGACGCTGGCGGCGTTCGCGCTGCTCTTTGGCCTGATGCTCTTCGCAACATACAATGATATCCTCCGGCTCATCACCGGGGCGGTCTAA
- the dxr gene encoding 1-deoxy-D-xylulose-5-phosphate reductoisomerase translates to MSKKITLLGSTGSIGTQSLDVIRAQGYEVFGLSAHSHVEKILEQIEEFHPRYVCMTDPGAAARLDAALAGRAQAPRLLTGPEGLKELAAMDGPDVVLNSVVGIAGLGASLTAIESGHDLALANKESLVTGGHLVTQAVAKHGVKLLPVDSEHSAIFQCLQDKESAKSLTKILLTASGGPFFGMKTEELRGKTKADALKHPNWNMGAKITIDSATLMNKGLELIEAVWLFGLPPEKIQIVVQRQSVVHSAVQYSDNSIIAQLGVPDMRIPIQYALTYPARVPGVVPELDFTTLKLLTFDVADEETFRCLAACKKAIKKGGLGPCAANGANEEAVKLFLEDKIGFLDIGRLVEAVVDSDRFGGDYTLADVYECDRMARAFVRSHL, encoded by the coding sequence ATGTCTAAAAAAATCACTCTGCTGGGCTCTACCGGCTCCATCGGCACCCAGAGTCTGGACGTTATCCGCGCACAGGGCTATGAGGTGTTCGGCCTGTCGGCCCACAGCCACGTGGAGAAGATCCTGGAACAGATCGAAGAGTTCCACCCCCGGTACGTCTGCATGACGGACCCCGGCGCAGCGGCCCGGCTGGACGCTGCACTGGCAGGCCGCGCCCAGGCGCCCCGGCTGCTGACCGGCCCGGAGGGCCTCAAGGAGCTGGCCGCGATGGACGGCCCCGATGTGGTGCTGAACAGCGTGGTCGGCATTGCCGGTCTGGGCGCCAGCCTGACCGCCATCGAGAGCGGCCATGACCTGGCACTGGCCAACAAGGAAAGCCTTGTCACCGGCGGCCATCTGGTCACGCAGGCGGTGGCGAAGCACGGCGTCAAGCTGCTGCCTGTGGACAGTGAGCACTCCGCCATCTTCCAGTGTTTGCAGGATAAGGAGAGCGCCAAGAGCCTGACCAAGATCCTGCTGACGGCTTCCGGCGGGCCATTCTTTGGGATGAAGACCGAGGAGCTGCGCGGCAAGACCAAGGCCGATGCCCTGAAGCACCCCAACTGGAACATGGGGGCCAAGATCACCATCGACTCCGCCACCCTGATGAACAAGGGTCTGGAGCTGATCGAGGCCGTCTGGCTGTTCGGTCTGCCCCCGGAGAAGATCCAGATCGTGGTCCAGCGCCAGAGCGTCGTCCACTCCGCCGTCCAGTACAGCGACAACTCCATCATCGCGCAGCTGGGTGTGCCCGATATGCGCATCCCCATCCAGTACGCACTGACCTACCCGGCCCGTGTGCCGGGCGTGGTGCCGGAGCTGGATTTCACCACCCTCAAGCTGCTGACCTTCGATGTGGCCGACGAGGAGACCTTCCGCTGCCTTGCTGCCTGCAAAAAGGCCATCAAGAAGGGCGGCCTCGGCCCCTGCGCCGCCAACGGTGCCAACGAAGAAGCCGTCAAGCTCTTCCTCGAAGACAAGATCGGATTTTTGGACATCGGCCGTCTGGTGGAGGCTGTGGTGGACAGCGACCGCTTCGGCGGCGACTACACGCTGGCCGACGTGTATGAGTGCGACAGAATGGCCCGCGCCTTCGTGCGCAGCCACCTGTAA
- a CDS encoding phosphatidate cytidylyltransferase → MKTRIITAVVGILVLIGVLFTFDTMIFNLVIAAITLIAIHEIYMALGFEKKDWLLYAVNVPYTLLIMLSSYSVWRALVMPASFLLVLFYAIYLVVRNGTISFAKTSGLVMFSGIVMFCFYSFIRLKELLPVAEYGYDAIFFILLILCFAWGGDTCAYFAGRAFGKHKLCPVVSPKKTVEGAIGGVLGTMVCGVVVTVIYSIAADRLEAFTRSNIGVSMYVVIALLACVAAVLGIYGDLFASVVKRQCGIKDYGTIFPGHGGILDRFDSVMFIAPFVTMVIIAVFYR, encoded by the coding sequence ATGAAAACACGAATCATAACCGCCGTGGTGGGCATCCTCGTTCTGATCGGTGTGCTCTTTACCTTTGACACGATGATCTTCAACCTTGTGATCGCTGCCATCACCCTCATTGCCATCCACGAGATCTATATGGCCCTCGGCTTCGAAAAGAAGGACTGGCTGCTGTACGCCGTCAACGTGCCGTATACGCTGCTGATCATGCTGTCCAGCTATTCCGTCTGGCGGGCGCTGGTCATGCCGGCTTCGTTCCTGCTCGTGCTGTTCTACGCCATCTATCTCGTGGTGCGCAACGGCACCATCAGCTTTGCGAAGACCAGCGGCCTTGTGATGTTTTCGGGCATCGTGATGTTCTGCTTCTATTCGTTCATCCGGCTGAAGGAACTGCTGCCTGTGGCGGAATACGGCTATGATGCGATCTTTTTCATCCTGCTGATCCTCTGCTTTGCCTGGGGCGGCGACACCTGCGCCTACTTTGCAGGCCGCGCCTTCGGCAAGCACAAGCTCTGCCCCGTGGTCAGCCCCAAGAAGACGGTCGAAGGTGCCATCGGCGGTGTGCTGGGCACGATGGTCTGCGGCGTGGTCGTCACGGTGATCTACTCCATCGCAGCCGACCGACTGGAGGCTTTCACCCGCTCGAACATCGGCGTCTCGATGTATGTCGTCATTGCGCTGCTGGCCTGTGTGGCGGCGGTGCTGGGCATCTACGGCGACCTGTTCGCCAGCGTGGTCAAGCGCCAGTGCGGCATCAAGGACTACGGCACCATCTTCCCCGGCCACGGCGGCATCCTGGACCGCTTCGACAGCGTTATGTTCATCGCACCCTTCGTCACGATGGTCATCATCGCTGTGTTCTATCGCTGA
- the uppS gene encoding polyprenyl diphosphate synthase, translated as MEHPKEFAEGLSIGIIMDGNGRWAKQRGLPRTAGHKKGAAVFQDIANYCEELGVSSVYFYAFSTENWKRPLEEVSAIMKLFGEYLLKGFNYKDRNIRIKFLGDRAALDPKLQKLMNELEGDSASKTGMTLNIAVNYGGRPEIVRAAQQLAARVAAGELKPEEITEEMMSDAMYTTGQKDPDFILRPSGEKRLSNFMLWQAAYSELVEMDVLWPDFTRDDLDAAITEFNKRSRRFGGI; from the coding sequence ATGGAGCATCCCAAAGAATTCGCCGAGGGCCTTTCCATCGGCATCATCATGGACGGCAATGGCCGCTGGGCCAAGCAGCGCGGCCTGCCCCGCACCGCAGGCCACAAAAAGGGCGCAGCCGTCTTCCAGGACATCGCCAACTACTGCGAGGAACTGGGCGTTTCGTCGGTGTATTTTTACGCCTTCTCGACCGAGAACTGGAAGCGCCCCCTCGAAGAGGTCAGCGCCATCATGAAGCTGTTCGGCGAGTACCTGCTCAAGGGTTTCAACTACAAGGACCGCAACATCCGCATCAAGTTCCTCGGCGACCGCGCTGCGCTGGACCCCAAGCTCCAGAAGCTGATGAATGAGCTGGAAGGCGACTCTGCCTCCAAGACCGGTATGACCCTGAACATTGCCGTCAACTACGGCGGCCGCCCGGAGATCGTCCGCGCTGCGCAGCAGCTGGCGGCCAGAGTAGCAGCAGGGGAGCTCAAGCCCGAAGAGATCACCGAAGAGATGATGTCCGATGCCATGTACACCACCGGCCAGAAGGACCCGGATTTCATCCTGCGTCCGAGCGGAGAAAAGCGCCTGTCCAACTTTATGCTGTGGCAGGCGGCCTATTCGGAGCTGGTGGAGATGGACGTTCTGTGGCCGGACTTCACCCGCGATGACCTCGACGCCGCCATCACGGAGTTCAACAAGCGCTCCCGCCGGTTCGGCGGCATCTGA
- the frr gene encoding ribosome recycling factor, with amino-acid sequence MSSNTKAFEEKMKSTVEHLNRELASVRAGRANPAVLDKVSVDYYGAPTPIQQVASVAVSEARTLTITPWDRTLLRAISKAILASDVGITPIDDGQTIRLNFPAPTEERRKQLAKEVSKLGEDAKVATRNIRREAMDKAKAMKKAGELTEDTQKTMEEDVQKLTDKYIKIIDAAVEEKQKEIMSV; translated from the coding sequence ATGAGCAGCAACACTAAGGCATTCGAAGAAAAGATGAAGAGCACCGTCGAGCACCTGAACCGTGAGCTGGCTTCGGTTCGCGCAGGCCGTGCAAACCCCGCCGTTCTGGACAAGGTGAGCGTGGATTACTACGGCGCTCCCACCCCCATCCAGCAGGTGGCATCTGTGGCCGTCAGCGAGGCCCGCACCCTGACCATCACCCCGTGGGACCGCACCCTGCTGCGCGCCATCAGCAAGGCCATCCTGGCCAGCGATGTGGGCATCACCCCCATTGATGACGGCCAGACCATCCGCCTGAACTTCCCGGCCCCCACCGAGGAGCGCCGCAAGCAGCTGGCCAAGGAAGTCTCCAAGCTGGGCGAGGATGCCAAGGTCGCGACCCGCAACATCCGCCGCGAGGCCATGGATAAGGCCAAGGCCATGAAGAAGGCTGGCGAGCTGACCGAAGATACCCAGAAGACCATGGAAGAGGATGTCCAGAAGCTGACCGACAAGTATATCAAGATCATCGACGCAGCCGTTGAGGAAAAGCAGAAGGAGATCATGTCCGTCTGA
- the pyrH gene encoding UMP kinase: MALKYQRILLKISGEALGGEKGTGFDEPTMDAICGGVKKAHDLGVQIGIVVGGGNFWRGRSSGKMERTLADKIGMLATVMNALAVFDKLEQLGVPTEVFTSITMPQVAPAFTRKDALRAMEEGKIAVFGGGTGNPFFSTDTATALRAVEVSADVMFKATMVDGVYDKDPHKYPDAKKYDTLTFTKVLEDQLAVMDGTAATLCRDNKLPILVFDLADPDNIAKAVQGENVGTLVYEG; encoded by the coding sequence ATGGCATTGAAATATCAGCGTATCCTTCTGAAGATCAGCGGCGAAGCTCTGGGCGGCGAAAAGGGCACCGGCTTTGATGAGCCGACCATGGACGCCATCTGCGGCGGCGTGAAAAAGGCGCACGATCTGGGCGTACAGATCGGCATCGTCGTGGGCGGCGGCAATTTCTGGCGCGGCCGTTCCAGTGGCAAGATGGAGCGCACCCTGGCCGATAAGATCGGGATGCTGGCCACGGTGATGAACGCGCTGGCCGTCTTCGACAAGCTGGAGCAGCTGGGCGTCCCGACCGAGGTGTTCACCTCCATCACCATGCCGCAGGTGGCACCGGCCTTTACCCGCAAGGACGCGCTGCGCGCTATGGAGGAGGGCAAGATCGCCGTCTTTGGCGGCGGCACGGGCAACCCGTTCTTCTCCACCGATACGGCCACCGCACTGCGCGCCGTGGAGGTGTCCGCCGATGTGATGTTCAAGGCGACCATGGTGGATGGCGTCTACGATAAGGACCCCCACAAGTACCCCGACGCAAAGAAATACGACACCCTGACCTTTACCAAGGTGCTGGAAGATCAGCTGGCCGTCATGGATGGCACCGCAGCCACCCTCTGCCGGGACAACAAGCTCCCCATCCTGGTGTTCGATCTGGCAGACCCGGACAACATTGCAAAGGCCGTGCAGGGCGAGAACGTCGGCACTCTGGTCTACGAGGGCTGA
- a CDS encoding type II toxin-antitoxin system HicA family toxin has protein sequence MRDKDLLKLMQKNGWKVVRVNGSHHILEKDGKIETIPIHGKDVPNGLLNAILKRHGLK, from the coding sequence ATGCGAGATAAAGACCTACTGAAACTCATGCAGAAAAACGGCTGGAAGGTCGTCCGCGTGAACGGCAGCCACCATATTCTCGAAAAAGACGGCAAAATCGAAACGATTCCAATTCACGGCAAAGACGTCCCGAACGGATTGCTGAACGCGATTCTGAAGCGGCACGGCCTGAAATGA
- a CDS encoding type II toxin-antitoxin system HicB family antitoxin, with product MTLVYPAIFHEEDGSFWVEFPDLEGCQSFGDTIAETMEGAKEALAGYAAVLLEEGKPLPTPTPIQNIKPEEHCFVSLIDTKPASTKRAVKKTLSIPAWLNDAAEAAHAPYSAILQEGLEKYLHLA from the coding sequence ATGACGCTTGTATATCCTGCTATCTTCCACGAAGAGGACGGCTCTTTCTGGGTAGAATTTCCCGACTTGGAGGGCTGCCAATCTTTCGGTGACACCATCGCGGAAACCATGGAGGGCGCGAAAGAGGCTCTCGCCGGATACGCTGCGGTTCTGTTGGAAGAGGGCAAGCCACTGCCCACTCCCACCCCCATCCAGAACATCAAGCCCGAAGAGCATTGCTTCGTTTCGTTAATCGACACGAAGCCTGCCAGCACCAAACGCGCCGTCAAAAAGACATTGAGCATTCCCGCATGGCTGAATGATGCAGCCGAAGCCGCTCACGCTCCTTACTCCGCCATCTTGCAGGAGGGCCTTGAAAAGTATCTGCATCTCGCATAA
- a CDS encoding diaminopimelate decarboxylase, whose protein sequence is MEKKPFLTEAQAQEILQDVPTPFHVYDEKGIRENARRINKAFSWNKGFREYFAVKALPNPVILQILKEEGCGVDCSSLTELMLSEVCGFTGSDIMFSSNQTPVEDMKKAYELGAYINLDDATMVDFLDRVAGVPENIFCRYNPGGTFQLGESEEGFQVMDKPGDAKYGMTEEQMIESYKKLMQKGAKNFGIHAFLASNTISDAYYPELAGILFQLAVRVQKATGAHIAYINLSGGVGIPYRPDQTENDIMAIGEGVRKKFEEILVPAGMGDVAIFTEMGRFTTGPYGALVATAIHEKHIYKEYIGLDACAANLMRPAMYGAYHHITVLGKEHAPCDHKYDVVGGLCENNDKFAIDRMLPKIDIGDLVYIHDTGAHGSAMGYNYNGKLWCAEVLLCEDGSHRLIRRAETPRDYFATLDFLPFMKPLFEGYDD, encoded by the coding sequence CGATGAAAAGGGCATCCGCGAGAATGCCCGCCGCATCAACAAGGCGTTCAGCTGGAACAAGGGCTTCCGCGAGTATTTCGCCGTCAAGGCGCTGCCCAACCCGGTCATTCTGCAGATTTTGAAGGAAGAAGGCTGCGGTGTGGACTGCTCCTCCCTGACCGAGCTGATGCTCAGCGAAGTCTGCGGATTTACCGGCAGCGACATCATGTTCTCCTCCAACCAGACCCCGGTGGAGGATATGAAGAAAGCCTACGAGCTGGGTGCCTACATCAACCTCGACGACGCCACCATGGTGGACTTCCTCGACCGTGTGGCCGGTGTGCCGGAGAACATCTTCTGCCGCTACAATCCGGGCGGAACGTTCCAGCTGGGCGAGAGCGAAGAAGGCTTCCAGGTCATGGACAAGCCCGGTGATGCCAAGTACGGCATGACCGAGGAGCAGATGATCGAGAGCTACAAGAAGCTGATGCAGAAGGGCGCAAAGAACTTCGGCATCCACGCCTTCCTGGCCTCCAACACCATCTCCGACGCCTACTATCCGGAGCTGGCCGGCATCTTGTTCCAGCTGGCGGTCCGCGTCCAGAAGGCTACCGGTGCGCACATCGCTTACATCAACCTGTCCGGCGGCGTGGGCATCCCGTACCGCCCCGACCAGACCGAGAACGACATCATGGCCATCGGCGAGGGCGTCCGCAAGAAGTTTGAGGAGATCCTGGTTCCCGCCGGCATGGGCGATGTCGCCATCTTCACCGAGATGGGCCGCTTCACCACCGGCCCCTACGGCGCGCTGGTGGCCACGGCCATCCACGAAAAGCACATCTACAAGGAGTACATCGGTCTGGATGCCTGCGCGGCCAACCTGATGCGCCCGGCCATGTACGGCGCTTACCACCACATCACCGTGCTGGGCAAGGAACATGCGCCCTGCGACCACAAGTACGACGTGGTCGGCGGCCTGTGCGAGAACAACGACAAGTTCGCCATCGACCGGATGCTGCCCAAGATCGACATCGGCGACCTGGTCTATATCCACGACACCGGTGCCCACGGTTCGGCCATGGGCTACAACTACAACGGCAAACTGTGGTGCGCCGAAGTGCTGCTCTGTGAGGACGGCTCCCACCGTCTCATCCGCCGTGCCGAGACCCCGCGCGACTACTTTGCAACGCTGGACTTCCTGCCCTTCATGAAGCCGTTGTTCGAGGGCTACGACGACTAA